The following are from one region of the Streptomyces changanensis genome:
- a CDS encoding alpha/beta hydrolase: MSLTGTPFFVTAVALAVVAVVVPFVWWGRVRGPLLVRGLARLAMVGFAQVTAMLVVFLAVNDANGLFSDWDDLLGRQDNVRSADDLGPDGLGGRRVADLPKTRQTFRPVPASTDGRLRTTLLEGQVSGVSAEVYVWLPPQYDDPAFRNVEFPVVELFSGFPGTPSSWFAGLRVTEQLEPLMRDGRVAPFILVSPRTKLLGDADAGCANVPGVVNAETWVSVDVRKMVTDNFRAVETPDGWAAAGFSAGGHCAAKVALAHPDRYRYAVSMSGYNDPAAEPASIVGRDERLRKANDPLTLLRTAPTPPRLTLLYTGDGGDGYQQGLDLRAAAQPPTRVEVRRVVGGHRTSTWAEEVPEVFTWLTRRLEGAGTAAHRR, from the coding sequence ATGAGCCTGACGGGTACGCCCTTCTTCGTGACCGCGGTCGCCCTCGCGGTGGTGGCTGTCGTGGTGCCGTTCGTGTGGTGGGGCCGGGTGCGCGGGCCGCTCCTGGTCCGGGGTCTGGCACGGCTCGCGATGGTCGGCTTCGCGCAGGTCACCGCGATGCTCGTGGTGTTCCTCGCGGTGAACGACGCCAACGGCCTGTTCAGCGACTGGGACGACCTGCTCGGCCGGCAGGACAACGTCCGGTCGGCCGACGACCTCGGCCCGGACGGGCTCGGCGGCCGCAGGGTCGCCGACCTGCCGAAGACCCGGCAGACGTTCCGGCCCGTCCCGGCGTCCACCGACGGCCGGCTCAGGACCACGCTGCTGGAGGGGCAGGTGTCCGGCGTGAGCGCCGAGGTGTACGTCTGGCTGCCGCCGCAGTACGACGACCCCGCCTTTCGGAACGTCGAGTTCCCCGTGGTGGAGCTGTTCTCCGGCTTCCCCGGCACCCCCTCGTCGTGGTTCGCCGGGCTGCGAGTGACCGAGCAGCTGGAGCCGCTCATGCGGGACGGCCGGGTCGCGCCGTTCATCCTCGTCTCGCCGCGCACCAAGCTCCTCGGCGACGCGGACGCGGGCTGCGCCAACGTTCCCGGCGTCGTCAACGCCGAGACGTGGGTCAGCGTCGACGTGCGGAAGATGGTCACCGACAACTTCCGCGCCGTGGAGACGCCCGACGGCTGGGCCGCGGCGGGCTTCTCGGCGGGCGGGCACTGCGCGGCGAAGGTCGCGCTGGCCCACCCCGACCGGTACCGGTACGCGGTGAGCATGTCCGGGTACAACGACCCGGCCGCCGAACCCGCCTCGATCGTCGGCAGGGACGAGCGGCTGCGGAAGGCCAACGACCCGCTCACCCTCCTGCGGACCGCGCCCACCCCGCCCCGCCTGACCCTGCTCTACACCGGCGACGGCGGTGACGGCTACCAGCAGGGCCTCGACCTGCGGGCCGCCGCACAGCCCCCGACCCGCGTCGAGGTGCGCCGCGTCGTCGGTGGGCACCGGACGTCCACCTGGGCGGAGGAGGTGCCGGAGGTCTTCACCTGGCTGACGCGCCGGCTGGAGGGCGCGGGCACGGCGGCGCACCGCCGGTGA
- a CDS encoding C40 family peptidase: MAAHRKPRQRPLGGRAGRRAATLALAGAATATAFDGAGHAAPRPAPAPAGAEVDRLYREAEAATERYNGAREQADAARDRLDALQDEAARRTERLAAARDALGATAAAQYRGGGLGPALRLAFSSDPEAYLRGAALAERIGDRQTVDIAALRGQVVEIGRLRSEAADHARELRTRQAEAHRHKTTVQNRLAAARLLLSRLTTEQRAAYEAAETAGGGRGGAGRAARTAPAERPAVERPAADSLRAPTPRAARAVGYAYGAIGRPYRWGATGPSSYDCSGLAQAAWRAAGVSLPRTTYSQVDAGRRVPRDQLAPGDLVFFYPGLSHVGIYIGDGRMIHAPRSGSTVRIAPVDSMPWAAATRVG; encoded by the coding sequence GTGGCAGCGCACCGCAAGCCCAGGCAGCGCCCGCTCGGCGGACGGGCCGGCCGCAGGGCCGCCACCCTCGCGCTGGCCGGGGCGGCGACGGCCACCGCGTTCGACGGGGCCGGGCACGCCGCCCCCCGCCCCGCCCCCGCGCCGGCCGGTGCGGAGGTCGACCGGCTGTACCGCGAGGCGGAGGCCGCCACCGAGCGGTACAACGGCGCGAGGGAGCAGGCCGATGCCGCCCGGGACCGGCTCGACGCCCTCCAGGACGAGGCGGCCCGGCGCACCGAGCGGCTCGCCGCCGCGCGTGACGCCCTCGGCGCGACCGCCGCCGCCCAGTACCGCGGCGGCGGCCTCGGCCCCGCCCTGCGGCTGGCGTTCTCTTCCGACCCCGAGGCGTACCTGCGCGGCGCCGCCCTCGCCGAGCGGATCGGCGACCGGCAAACCGTCGACATCGCGGCGCTGCGCGGCCAGGTGGTCGAGATCGGCCGACTGCGCAGCGAGGCCGCCGACCACGCGCGGGAGCTGCGGACGCGGCAGGCGGAGGCGCACCGGCACAAGACCACCGTCCAGAACCGGCTCGCCGCCGCCCGGCTGCTGCTCTCCCGCCTCACCACCGAGCAGCGGGCCGCGTACGAGGCCGCCGAGACCGCCGGCGGGGGGCGCGGGGGCGCGGGGCGCGCGGCCCGCACCGCCCCGGCGGAGCGCCCCGCGGTGGAACGCCCGGCGGCGGACTCCCTGCGGGCGCCGACGCCCCGGGCCGCGCGGGCCGTGGGTTACGCGTACGGCGCCATCGGCCGGCCGTACCGGTGGGGCGCGACCGGCCCGTCGTCGTACGACTGCTCCGGCCTGGCGCAGGCCGCCTGGCGGGCCGCCGGGGTGTCCCTGCCCCGCACCACGTACTCGCAGGTCGACGCCGGACGGCGCGTCCCGCGGGACCAACTGGCCCCCGGTGACCTGGTCTTCTTCTACCCGGGCCTCAGCCACGTCGGCATCTACATCGGCGACGGGCGGATGATCCACGCCCCGCGCAGCGGTTCGACGGTGCGGATCGCGCCCGTCGACTCGATGCCCTGGGCGGCCGCCACCCGCGTCGGCTGA
- a CDS encoding C40 family peptidase, producing MASHRKPRDRTTARTVRAHSPAVGFTTAALASVTLLSSQPAAAGPAVAAPGPGGGPTVDEVQRKVDDLYRLAGTAAQRYPSHPAYPAPGPAVEPPRPGDRVGGGGGGGAREGGAVRGRLLDAPGPAPAPAPDRVPAPAPAPVPVSEGAGVVAAPVPESPAVSRAAVRTAKRTVQAKLAGARALVARAADAGHRVPGAAPAGRAWEGPGGPAWEGRPWQTPAPSVPELPPAPADGVAGAEGPAGPGCPTGTGTDTATATATDLDLGTRTGTGAGGGPRAAAMAGTVDTTGTVSTARGADVDGAVGAARVVDRSGYAAEAAKVLAFARAQLGKPYVRGASGPSSYDCSGLTRAAWKAAGVELPRTAAEQLAAGRPVAAEELLPGDLVLLDRQPGHVGIYAGDGTVIHAPGPGAGVRAEPLSPTEVAGVARPA from the coding sequence TTGGCGTCGCATCGCAAGCCGCGCGACCGCACCACCGCCCGTACGGTACGTGCCCACTCCCCCGCCGTCGGGTTCACGACGGCCGCCCTCGCCTCCGTGACGCTGCTGTCCAGCCAGCCCGCGGCGGCCGGTCCCGCCGTCGCCGCCCCGGGGCCCGGCGGCGGTCCCACCGTCGACGAGGTGCAGCGCAAGGTCGACGACCTGTACCGGCTGGCCGGCACGGCCGCCCAGCGCTACCCGTCGCACCCGGCGTACCCCGCGCCCGGGCCGGCCGTCGAGCCGCCACGGCCCGGCGACCGCGTCGGCGGCGGTGGTGGCGGCGGGGCGCGGGAGGGCGGTGCGGTGCGCGGCCGGCTCCTCGACGCGCCCGGTCCGGCGCCCGCGCCCGCGCCCGACCGGGTTCCGGCTCCGGCTCCGGCTCCGGTTCCGGTTTCGGAAGGTGCCGGGGTGGTCGCGGCTCCGGTGCCGGAGTCCCCGGCGGTGTCGCGGGCGGCGGTGCGCACCGCGAAGCGGACCGTGCAGGCGAAACTGGCCGGAGCGCGCGCCCTGGTGGCCCGGGCCGCGGACGCGGGGCACCGGGTGCCCGGCGCGGCGCCGGCGGGACGGGCCTGGGAGGGGCCCGGAGGGCCCGCCTGGGAGGGCCGGCCGTGGCAGACGCCCGCCCCGTCGGTACCGGAGCTCCCTCCGGCTCCGGCGGACGGGGTCGCCGGGGCGGAGGGGCCGGCCGGACCGGGTTGCCCGACCGGCACCGGCACCGACACGGCGACCGCGACCGCGACGGATCTGGACTTGGGCACGCGTACGGGCACCGGTGCCGGTGGCGGCCCCCGTGCCGCAGCCATGGCCGGGACCGTGGACACGACCGGGACCGTCAGCACGGCCCGGGGTGCCGACGTGGACGGCGCCGTCGGGGCCGCGCGCGTCGTGGACCGGTCCGGGTACGCGGCCGAGGCGGCGAAGGTCCTCGCCTTCGCCCGGGCGCAGCTCGGCAAGCCGTACGTGCGCGGCGCGAGCGGCCCGTCCTCGTACGACTGCTCCGGGCTGACCCGGGCCGCCTGGAAGGCGGCGGGCGTGGAGCTGCCGCGCACCGCCGCGGAGCAGCTGGCGGCGGGGCGGCCGGTCGCGGCGGAGGAGCTGCTCCCGGGCGACCTGGTCCTCCTGGACCGGCAGCCCGGTCACGTCGGGATCTACGCCGGCGACGGCACGGTCATCCACGCGCCGGGCCCCGGGGCGGGCGTCCGCGCGGAGCCGCTCTCCCCCACGGAGGTGGCCGGGGTCGCCCGCCCGGCGTGA
- the pcrA gene encoding DNA helicase PcrA: MSSLFDDSFLADLRNHPADEPPPPEDSEATPAAEEVPHDLFGGKFDVPPARDPYYRDGSPRPVVDPEALLDGLNEQQRAAVVHTGSPLLIVAGAGSGKTRVLTHRIAHLLATRNVHPGQILAITFTNKAAGEMKERVEQIVGPRANAMWVMTFHSACVRILRRESKRLGFTSSFSIYDAADSKRLMALVCRDLDLDPKRYPPKSFSAKVSNLKNELIDEETFADQAADGFEKTLAEAYRMYQARLREANALDFDDIIMTTVHLLQAFPDVAEHYRRRFRHVLVDEYQDTNHAQYTLVRELVGEGSEDLGPAELCVVGDADQSIYAFRGATIRNILQFEEDYPEATTILLEQNYRSTQTILSAANAVIERNESRRPKNLWTNAGTGAGITGYVADTEHDEAQFVADEIDRLTDSGEAKAGDVAVFYRTNAQSRVFEEVFIRVGLPYKVVGGVRFYERKEVRDVLAYLRVLANPEDAVPLRRILNVPKRGIGERAEAMVEALALRERITFPQALKRVDEAYGMAARSANAVKRFNQLMDDLRTIVESGAGPAVVLEAVLERSGYLAELQASTDPQDETRIENLQELAAVALEFEQERGETDGEDAPAAGTLAEFLERVALVADSDQIPDDDEEGSGVITLMTLHTAKGLEFPVVFLTGMEDGVFPHMRALGQTKELEEERRLAYVGITRARERLYLTRSSMRSAWGQPSYNPPSRFLEEIPEQHVQWKRTGRTSAAPAGAVGPASGVAASLSASRSRGGPSGFATRRTADKPVVALAVGDRVTHDQFGLGTVTALTGTGGDTQATVDFGDGKPKRLLLRYAPVEKL; encoded by the coding sequence ATGAGCAGCCTCTTTGACGACAGCTTCCTGGCGGACCTCCGCAACCACCCCGCGGACGAACCACCGCCGCCCGAGGACTCCGAGGCCACCCCGGCCGCGGAGGAGGTCCCGCACGACCTCTTCGGGGGGAAGTTCGACGTGCCACCGGCCCGGGACCCGTACTACCGGGACGGCTCGCCGCGCCCGGTCGTCGACCCGGAGGCCCTGCTCGACGGGTTGAACGAGCAGCAGCGCGCCGCCGTCGTCCACACCGGTTCGCCGCTGCTCATCGTCGCCGGCGCCGGCTCGGGCAAGACCCGCGTCCTCACGCACCGCATCGCGCACCTCCTCGCCACGCGGAACGTCCACCCGGGGCAGATACTCGCCATCACCTTCACCAACAAGGCCGCCGGCGAGATGAAGGAGCGGGTCGAGCAGATCGTCGGCCCGCGCGCCAACGCCATGTGGGTGATGACCTTCCACAGCGCGTGCGTCCGCATCCTGCGCCGCGAGTCCAAGCGGCTCGGCTTCACGTCGTCGTTCTCGATCTACGACGCGGCCGACTCCAAGCGGCTCATGGCCCTGGTCTGCCGGGACCTCGACCTCGACCCCAAGCGGTACCCGCCGAAGTCGTTCAGCGCCAAGGTCTCCAACCTGAAGAACGAGCTGATCGACGAGGAGACCTTCGCCGACCAGGCCGCCGACGGTTTCGAGAAGACCCTCGCCGAGGCGTACCGGATGTACCAGGCGCGGCTGCGCGAGGCCAACGCCCTGGACTTCGACGACATCATCATGACGACGGTCCACCTGCTCCAGGCGTTCCCGGACGTCGCCGAGCACTACCGCCGCCGCTTCCGGCACGTCCTCGTCGACGAGTACCAGGACACCAACCACGCGCAGTACACCCTCGTGCGGGAGCTGGTGGGCGAGGGGTCCGAGGACCTGGGCCCGGCCGAGCTGTGCGTGGTGGGCGACGCCGACCAGTCGATCTACGCCTTCCGCGGCGCCACCATCCGCAACATCCTCCAGTTCGAGGAGGACTACCCGGAGGCGACGACGATCCTGCTGGAGCAGAACTACCGCTCCACGCAGACGATCCTGTCCGCGGCCAACGCCGTCATCGAGCGCAACGAGAGCCGCCGCCCCAAGAACCTGTGGACGAACGCCGGCACCGGCGCCGGCATCACCGGGTACGTCGCGGACACCGAGCACGACGAGGCCCAGTTCGTCGCCGACGAGATCGACCGCCTCACCGACAGCGGCGAGGCGAAGGCGGGTGACGTCGCGGTCTTCTACCGGACCAACGCCCAGTCCCGCGTCTTCGAAGAGGTCTTCATCCGCGTCGGCCTGCCCTACAAGGTCGTCGGCGGCGTCCGCTTCTACGAGCGCAAGGAGGTCCGGGACGTCCTCGCCTACCTGCGCGTCCTGGCCAACCCGGAGGACGCCGTCCCGCTGCGCCGCATCCTCAACGTCCCCAAGCGCGGCATCGGCGAGCGCGCAGAGGCCATGGTCGAGGCGCTGGCCCTGCGCGAGCGGATCACCTTCCCGCAGGCCCTGAAGCGGGTCGACGAGGCGTACGGCATGGCGGCCCGCTCGGCGAACGCCGTGAAGCGCTTCAACCAGCTCATGGACGACCTGCGCACGATCGTCGAGTCCGGCGCGGGCCCGGCGGTCGTCCTGGAGGCCGTCCTGGAGCGCAGCGGCTACCTCGCGGAGCTCCAGGCGTCGACCGACCCGCAGGACGAGACGCGCATCGAGAACCTGCAGGAGCTGGCGGCCGTCGCCCTGGAGTTCGAGCAGGAGCGTGGCGAGACCGACGGTGAGGACGCGCCCGCCGCGGGCACGCTCGCCGAGTTCCTGGAGCGGGTGGCCCTCGTCGCCGACTCCGACCAGATCCCGGACGACGACGAGGAGGGCTCCGGCGTCATCACCCTCATGACGCTGCACACGGCGAAGGGTCTGGAGTTCCCCGTCGTCTTCCTGACCGGCATGGAGGACGGGGTCTTCCCGCACATGCGGGCCCTCGGCCAGACCAAGGAGCTGGAGGAGGAGCGGCGCCTCGCCTACGTGGGCATCACGCGCGCCCGGGAGCGGCTGTACCTGACGCGCTCCTCGATGCGCAGCGCGTGGGGCCAGCCCTCGTACAACCCGCCGTCGCGGTTCCTGGAGGAGATCCCGGAGCAGCACGTGCAGTGGAAGCGCACGGGCCGGACGTCCGCCGCGCCCGCGGGCGCGGTCGGCCCCGCGTCCGGTGTCGCCGCCTCCCTGTCGGCGTCCCGCTCCCGCGGCGGCCCGTCCGGTTTCGCGACGCGCCGCACGGCGGACAAGCCGGTGGTCGCGCTGGCGGTGGGCGACCGGGTGACGCACGACCAGTTCGGTCTCGGCACGGTGACGGCGCTGACGGGCACGGGCGGGGACACCCAGGCGACCGTCGACTTCGGCGACGGCAAGCCGAAGCGACTGCTGCTGCGGTACGCGCCGGTCGAGAAGCTGTGA
- a CDS encoding M23 family metallopeptidase, producing the protein MNDQHPHAGYVGDDAYATGSFTTGQFGLQDGSHGTGVHDTGHPLDTGAYDTGAYQTADPLYGTVPGGYDAGHSGQYDTSQWTDTAGYAAYPDQSGQWDTSTWTQPQDGGQYAATTATYDTTGQWYTSGVESFETGAYDATAWNAPSDTGAPAPQEAAPAEAFVPEQYDYSGADDYAPAGDYATTDDYSTTGDYATTGDYPSTDDYAATGDYAPADGGFGDAGEEFAAVDGEFDDAPEAGDAWEPEQDGGPSTETFDEPVTATPPVAPRPVRRAGGTRGRRRTPARRSALLTVAVPSACVMGVAGIAAASVSGLTEAEAKDDGKAVSAADQVAVKPVVANSALDTQLAALDAEALDFSDRASRTQERIDLKARQEAERKKREEEAKRREAMRPKFALPVALRQLSAGYGQAGVNWMSLHTGIDFPVQYGTPVMAATDGTVRTQWNGAYGNMVIVTAKDGTETWYCHLSSAKIRSGPVKAGDVIAYSGNSGNSTGPHLHFEVRPGGGAAIDPESWLRSHGLNPRG; encoded by the coding sequence GTGAACGACCAGCACCCCCACGCCGGCTACGTCGGAGACGACGCGTACGCCACAGGCAGCTTCACGACCGGCCAGTTCGGTCTGCAGGACGGCAGTCACGGGACCGGCGTCCACGACACCGGCCACCCCCTGGACACCGGTGCGTACGACACCGGCGCCTACCAGACGGCCGACCCCCTCTACGGCACCGTCCCGGGCGGCTACGACGCCGGGCACAGCGGCCAGTACGACACCTCGCAGTGGACGGACACCGCCGGATACGCCGCGTACCCCGACCAGTCGGGCCAGTGGGACACCTCCACGTGGACGCAGCCGCAGGACGGCGGGCAGTACGCCGCGACGACGGCCACCTACGACACGACCGGCCAGTGGTACACGTCGGGCGTCGAGTCCTTCGAGACGGGCGCCTACGACGCGACCGCCTGGAACGCCCCGTCCGACACCGGCGCCCCCGCGCCCCAAGAGGCCGCCCCCGCCGAGGCGTTCGTCCCCGAGCAGTACGACTACTCGGGCGCCGACGACTACGCCCCGGCCGGCGACTACGCGACGACGGACGACTACTCCACCACCGGCGACTACGCGACCACCGGCGACTATCCGAGCACCGACGACTACGCCGCGACGGGCGACTACGCCCCGGCTGACGGCGGGTTCGGTGACGCCGGCGAGGAGTTCGCCGCCGTCGACGGGGAGTTCGACGACGCGCCCGAGGCCGGCGACGCATGGGAGCCGGAGCAGGACGGCGGCCCGTCGACGGAGACCTTCGACGAGCCCGTGACCGCGACGCCCCCCGTCGCGCCCCGCCCGGTCCGCCGCGCGGGCGGCACCCGGGGCCGGCGGCGCACCCCGGCGCGGCGGTCCGCGCTGCTGACGGTCGCCGTGCCGTCGGCGTGCGTGATGGGTGTCGCGGGGATCGCGGCCGCGTCCGTCAGCGGGCTGACCGAGGCGGAGGCGAAGGACGACGGCAAGGCCGTGTCCGCCGCCGACCAGGTCGCGGTGAAGCCGGTCGTCGCCAACAGCGCCCTCGACACGCAGCTCGCCGCGCTCGACGCCGAGGCCCTCGACTTCAGCGACCGCGCCAGCCGTACGCAGGAGCGCATCGACCTCAAGGCCCGCCAGGAGGCGGAGCGCAAGAAGCGCGAGGAGGAGGCGAAGCGCCGCGAGGCCATGCGCCCCAAGTTCGCGCTCCCGGTGGCACTCCGCCAGCTCAGCGCCGGTTACGGTCAGGCCGGCGTCAACTGGATGTCGCTGCACACCGGGATCGACTTCCCCGTCCAGTACGGCACGCCCGTGATGGCGGCGACCGACGGGACCGTCCGCACGCAGTGGAACGGCGCGTACGGCAACATGGTCATCGTCACCGCGAAGGACGGCACCGAGACCTGGTACTGCCACCTGAGCAGCGCCAAGATCCGCTCGGGTCCGGTCAAGGCGGGCGACGTCATCGCCTACTCGGGCAACTCCGGCAACTCCACCGGCCCGCACCTGCACTTCGAGGTCCGGCCGGGCGGCGGCGCCGCGATCGACCCGGAGTCGTGGCTCCGCAGCCACGGTCTCAACCCCCGGGGCTGA
- a CDS encoding esterase/lipase family protein — translation MRAAVLEAVVLAGHLLLYPSGLVTDRCADTPCGPRPPVLLLHGLSDNRSAFVVLRRALVRDGTRRVVAVNHSPLTRDLRAAARRLDRHVEEVCERTGRDQVDLVGHSLGGLVARYYVQRLGGDRRVRTVVTLGTPHSGTAAVPLAGVHPLVRQMRPGSAVLRELAAPAPGCRTRFVSFWSDLDLWMSPAETARLDHPDLDTTNVRVTGVGHLALPVHPAVAARVVAELDAGQARYGTTGSVSAA, via the coding sequence TTGCGCGCGGCCGTTCTGGAGGCGGTCGTCCTCGCCGGGCACCTCCTGCTCTACCCGAGCGGCCTCGTCACCGACCGGTGCGCCGACACGCCGTGCGGTCCGCGACCGCCCGTGCTCCTGCTCCACGGCCTGTCCGACAACCGCTCCGCCTTCGTCGTGCTCCGCCGTGCGCTCGTCCGGGACGGCACGCGGCGCGTCGTGGCCGTCAACCACTCGCCGCTCACCCGCGACCTGCGCGCCGCCGCCCGCCGGCTGGACCGCCATGTCGAGGAGGTGTGCGAGCGCACCGGCCGCGACCAGGTCGACCTCGTCGGACACAGCCTCGGCGGGCTGGTCGCCCGGTACTACGTCCAGCGGCTCGGCGGTGACCGGCGCGTCCGGACGGTGGTCACGCTCGGTACGCCGCACTCCGGCACGGCGGCCGTGCCGCTCGCCGGGGTGCACCCCCTGGTCCGCCAGATGCGCCCCGGCTCGGCCGTCCTGCGGGAGCTGGCCGCACCGGCCCCCGGGTGCCGTACGCGGTTCGTCAGCTTCTGGAGCGACCTGGACCTGTGGATGTCCCCCGCCGAGACGGCGCGCCTGGACCACCCCGACCTCGACACCACGAACGTGCGGGTCACCGGGGTCGGACACCTCGCGCTGCCGGTCCACCCCGCCGTGGCGGCACGGGTGGTCGCGGAGCTCGACGCCGGTCAGGCGCGATACGGAACCACGGGGTCCGTGTCAGCGGCGTGA
- a CDS encoding cobalamin B12-binding domain-containing protein, with product MGVTGPIRVVVAKPGLDGHDRGAKVIARALRDAGMEVIYTGLHQTPEQIVDTAIQEDADAIGLSILSGAHNTLFARVLELLKERDAEDIKVFGGGIIPEGDIPPLKEKGVAAIFTPGATTASIVDWVNANVRQAADA from the coding sequence ATGGGTGTGACCGGTCCTATCCGCGTGGTGGTGGCCAAGCCGGGTCTCGACGGCCACGATCGCGGTGCGAAGGTGATCGCGCGGGCGCTGCGCGACGCCGGTATGGAGGTCATCTACACCGGGCTGCACCAGACGCCGGAGCAGATCGTGGACACCGCGATCCAGGAGGACGCCGACGCGATCGGCCTGTCGATCCTGTCCGGTGCGCACAACACGCTCTTCGCGCGGGTCCTGGAGCTGCTGAAGGAGCGCGACGCCGAGGACATCAAGGTCTTCGGCGGCGGCATCATCCCCGAGGGCGACATCCCGCCGCTGAAGGAGAAGGGCGTCGCCGCGATCTTCACGCCGGGCGCGACGACGGCGTCCATCGTGGACTGGGTCAACGCCAACGTCCGCCAGGCCGCCGACGCCTGA
- a CDS encoding DUF5691 domain-containing protein, which translates to MTTTPWEELVTSALLGTDRRPPALPTGDGAAGPDAGGPAAAPVDPPLALLDAAARHTVRRRAGLLPASAAPLPPPAPHDGRTPLPGAAARRLAQLLADRPSAGGGRRGSAPDLTELLPQWLAAANAHGYRAPAPALPALLDAARARTDLRPQALAFAGPRALWLAGLNPEWRFALRGAPGGAALPAPDDVPGVRALWEEGLFAERVALLGAVRAHDPAAALDLLASTWADERAEDRLMFLDSLRAGLSDADEAFLERALTDRSRNVRSTAAELLSALPGSAFAGRMAGRAASCVGLDHTGDRATLTVEAPHECDAAMQRDGVVPQPPSGRGERSWWLGQLVEAAPLTLWPDRLGGRTPEEIVALPVADDWRDELHAAWCRAAVRQRDAAWARALLGAPSAPPATGPGAASSAALLATLPDGERAAWVAAFVAAHGLSEAFQLLGVCTVPWSGELGRTVVDALDIAREAGSYPWSFSGVMGLAERCLDPAEADRLEVLTAASDEPEDAAPGAGGYWSEAFQRLVATLRLRAAMHAELAPPRA; encoded by the coding sequence ATGACCACCACCCCGTGGGAAGAGCTCGTCACCTCGGCGCTGCTCGGCACCGACCGCCGCCCGCCGGCCCTCCCGACGGGCGACGGTGCGGCGGGCCCGGACGCGGGCGGACCGGCCGCCGCGCCCGTCGACCCGCCGCTGGCGCTGCTCGACGCGGCGGCGCGGCATACCGTGCGGCGGCGGGCGGGCCTCCTGCCTGCGTCCGCCGCGCCACTTCCTCCGCCGGCCCCGCACGACGGCCGCACCCCGCTGCCCGGGGCGGCCGCGCGGCGGCTGGCGCAGTTGCTCGCCGACCGCCCCTCGGCGGGCGGCGGCCGCCGCGGTTCCGCACCCGACCTCACCGAGCTGCTCCCGCAGTGGCTGGCCGCGGCCAACGCCCACGGCTACCGGGCGCCCGCACCCGCCCTGCCCGCCCTGCTCGACGCGGCCCGCGCCCGTACCGACCTGCGGCCCCAGGCCCTGGCCTTCGCGGGGCCGCGTGCCCTGTGGCTGGCCGGGCTGAACCCGGAGTGGAGGTTCGCGCTGCGCGGCGCGCCGGGCGGCGCGGCGCTTCCCGCGCCGGACGACGTGCCGGGGGTGCGGGCCCTGTGGGAGGAGGGGCTGTTCGCGGAACGGGTCGCCCTCCTCGGCGCCGTCCGCGCGCACGACCCCGCCGCCGCGCTGGACCTGCTGGCGTCGACCTGGGCGGACGAGCGGGCCGAGGACCGGCTGATGTTCCTGGACTCCCTGCGGGCAGGGCTGTCGGATGCGGACGAGGCGTTCCTGGAGCGCGCCCTGACCGACCGCAGCCGCAACGTCCGCTCCACCGCGGCCGAACTGCTGTCCGCGCTGCCCGGCTCGGCGTTCGCGGGCCGGATGGCGGGGCGGGCCGCGTCGTGTGTGGGCCTGGACCACACCGGCGACCGCGCGACGCTCACCGTGGAGGCCCCGCACGAGTGCGACGCCGCCATGCAGCGCGACGGCGTCGTACCGCAGCCGCCGTCGGGCCGGGGCGAGCGTTCGTGGTGGCTGGGGCAGCTGGTGGAGGCGGCCCCGCTCACGCTCTGGCCGGACCGGCTCGGCGGCCGTACGCCCGAGGAGATCGTCGCCCTGCCGGTGGCCGACGACTGGCGCGACGAGCTGCACGCCGCGTGGTGCCGGGCAGCCGTGCGGCAGCGGGACGCGGCGTGGGCACGGGCCCTGCTCGGTGCCCCGTCCGCCCCGCCGGCGACGGGCCCGGGGGCCGCGTCGTCGGCCGCCCTGCTGGCGACGCTGCCGGACGGGGAGCGGGCGGCGTGGGTGGCCGCGTTCGTCGCGGCGCACGGGCTGTCGGAGGCGTTCCAGCTGCTCGGCGTCTGCACGGTGCCGTGGTCCGGGGAGCTGGGGCGGACGGTCGTCGACGCGCTGGACATCGCGCGCGAGGCGGGGAGCTACCCGTGGAGCTTCAGCGGGGTGATGGGCCTGGCGGAGCGGTGCCTCGACCCGGCGGAGGCCGACCGCCTGGAGGTGCTGACGGCCGCGTCGGACGAGCCGGAGGACGCCGCGCCGGGCGCGGGCGGCTACTGGTCGGAGGCGTTCCAGCGCCTGGTCGCCACGCTGCGCCTGCGGGCGGCGATGCACGCGGAGCTGGCCCCACCACGGGCCTGA